One window of the Desulfurobacterium indicum genome contains the following:
- the dapB gene encoding 4-hydroxy-tetrahydrodipicolinate reductase has product MVKVAVNGANGRMGRLISSLIKAEDNMELAGVLEKPGSPLIGKSFDDKLVFVSSLSEISNKPDVVIDFTVPSATLELLKEAKKNNVALVIGTTGFKPEEIEEIKKAARDIPIVFSPNMSLGVNILFKFVGEVAKALKNKGYDIEIFEIHHRFKKDAPSGTAMRLAEVIAEAIGRRLEDVAVYGRKGFVGERKPEEIGILAARMGDVVGDHTVFFAAPGERIELTHRATSRETFAKGAVEAAKWIYGRPAGLYTMFDILGI; this is encoded by the coding sequence ATGGTAAAAGTGGCGGTTAACGGTGCCAACGGAAGAATGGGAAGGCTGATTTCTTCTCTTATTAAGGCTGAAGATAACATGGAACTTGCTGGAGTTCTTGAGAAACCGGGTTCCCCACTTATAGGGAAATCTTTTGATGATAAACTTGTGTTTGTTTCATCACTTTCCGAAATTTCCAATAAACCTGATGTGGTAATAGATTTTACTGTTCCGTCTGCTACTCTTGAATTGTTAAAAGAAGCCAAAAAGAATAATGTTGCACTTGTTATAGGGACGACCGGATTTAAACCCGAAGAAATTGAAGAGATAAAGAAAGCAGCCCGAGATATTCCGATAGTCTTTTCACCGAATATGAGCCTCGGGGTGAACATACTCTTTAAATTCGTCGGTGAAGTTGCAAAAGCGTTGAAGAATAAAGGTTATGACATAGAGATTTTTGAAATCCATCACAGATTTAAAAAGGATGCACCTTCTGGAACCGCTATGAGACTCGCTGAAGTTATAGCAGAGGCAATTGGTAGAAGGCTTGAAGACGTTGCTGTTTACGGTAGGAAAGGTTTTGTCGGAGAGAGGAAACCTGAAGAGATAGGTATCCTTGCAGCCAGGATGGGAGATGTGGTTGGAGACCATACGGTCTTTTTTGCCGCTCCCGGTGAGAGGATAGAGCTAACCCACAGAGCCACAAGCAGAGAGACTTTTGCTAAAGGTGCTGTTGAAGCTGCAAAGTGGATTTATGGAAGACCAGCAGGTCTTTACACTATGTTCGATATTCTTGGTATTTAA
- a CDS encoding homocysteine biosynthesis protein yields MEEQFKVNKTYEEINEKIRQGEAVVVTAEEMIEIVEEMGVVKAAEEVDVVTTGTFGAMCSSGAFLNVGHTRPKMKMEEIYLNGVPAYGALAAVDLYIGASALPENDPRNEVYPGRFEYGGAHVIEELIAGEDIELEAYAYGTDCYPRREIKKIINIKTVRDAILCNPRNCYQNYNVAVNKSSRTIYTYMGILRPNMGNATYSSAGQLSPLLNDPFFETIGIGTRIFLGGGIGYIAFHGTQHAPFGVRRTKKGQPVEGSGTIMTVGDMKQMSTNFIRAASIIGYGVSLFVGIGIPIPILNERIAFYTSVKDSEILAPVYDYSSDYPSGEAVNPIAYVNYGDLRKGQIEINGKKIQTCPLSSYYKAREIANILKEWIKEGRFEISRPAERLPAPKPDVKIEYEERK; encoded by the coding sequence ATGGAAGAACAGTTTAAGGTTAATAAAACCTATGAAGAGATAAACGAAAAAATAAGGCAGGGCGAAGCGGTTGTTGTAACCGCCGAAGAGATGATTGAAATTGTTGAAGAAATGGGCGTTGTAAAGGCAGCCGAAGAAGTGGATGTCGTTACTACAGGAACATTTGGTGCGATGTGTTCATCCGGTGCCTTTTTAAATGTAGGTCATACAAGGCCTAAAATGAAGATGGAAGAGATCTACCTTAATGGTGTTCCTGCCTATGGTGCCCTTGCTGCTGTTGATCTTTATATTGGAGCAAGTGCCCTTCCTGAAAATGATCCTCGAAACGAGGTTTATCCTGGTAGGTTTGAGTACGGTGGTGCACACGTTATCGAAGAATTGATAGCAGGTGAGGATATAGAGCTTGAAGCCTATGCTTACGGCACAGATTGTTATCCAAGGAGAGAAATCAAAAAAATTATTAACATAAAAACCGTGCGAGACGCTATTTTGTGCAATCCAAGGAACTGCTATCAGAACTATAACGTTGCAGTTAATAAATCTTCCAGAACGATTTATACTTATATGGGAATACTTCGTCCAAACATGGGAAATGCCACATACTCAAGTGCCGGACAGTTGAGCCCGCTTCTCAATGATCCGTTTTTTGAAACAATAGGTATCGGGACGCGGATATTCCTGGGCGGTGGCATTGGATATATTGCGTTTCATGGAACTCAGCATGCACCATTCGGTGTAAGGAGAACAAAGAAAGGACAGCCCGTTGAGGGAAGCGGTACCATAATGACTGTCGGCGACATGAAGCAGATGAGCACCAATTTCATAAGGGCTGCTTCAATTATTGGCTATGGTGTTTCTCTCTTTGTCGGGATCGGGATTCCCATACCTATACTTAATGAGAGAATAGCTTTTTACACTTCCGTTAAAGATTCCGAAATACTAGCACCTGTTTATGACTACTCCTCCGATTATCCAAGCGGTGAAGCGGTTAATCCGATAGCTTATGTTAATTACGGTGACTTGAGGAAGGGACAGATAGAGATAAACGGCAAAAAGATTCAAACCTGTCCTCTCTCTTCCTACTACAAAGCAAGGGAGATAGCAAACATTCTGAAGGAGTGGATAAAAGAGGGGAGGTTTGAAATTTCAAGGCCTGCAGAAAGACTTCCGGCGCCAAAGCCGGATGTAAAGATTGAGTATGAGGAGAGAAAATGA
- the hisA gene encoding 1-(5-phosphoribosyl)-5-[(5-phosphoribosylamino)methylideneamino]imidazole-4-carboxamide isomerase codes for MFELIPAVDIKGGKCVRLYKGRADAIKEYFDNPVDAAMLWQDKGATRLHVVDLDGAFNGVPANIRIVEEIIKRLSIPVQFGGGVRTIDAVKALKDIGIDRIILGTVAVENPELFLEMVESFPGGVVLGVDAKDGFMTTRGWVEKTDLKAVDFAKRYESLSIWGFVYTDISRDGTLEGPNFEEVSNFAKSVRKPVIASGGIATEDDVIRLSRIPNVVGAITGKALYEGAIDFESVIKKLKGDL; via the coding sequence ATGTTTGAACTTATTCCTGCAGTTGACATAAAAGGTGGTAAGTGTGTAAGGCTCTACAAGGGAAGGGCCGATGCGATAAAGGAATACTTTGACAATCCTGTTGATGCGGCAATGTTGTGGCAGGACAAAGGTGCAACAAGGCTTCATGTTGTTGATCTTGACGGAGCTTTTAACGGTGTTCCGGCAAATATCAGGATAGTTGAAGAAATTATTAAAAGGCTTTCCATTCCTGTTCAATTTGGTGGAGGAGTCAGAACCATAGATGCCGTAAAGGCTTTAAAAGATATAGGTATTGACAGAATTATCCTTGGAACTGTTGCTGTTGAAAATCCAGAACTTTTCCTTGAGATGGTTGAATCTTTTCCGGGCGGCGTGGTTTTAGGCGTTGATGCCAAAGACGGTTTTATGACAACGAGGGGATGGGTGGAGAAAACGGATCTAAAAGCGGTTGATTTTGCTAAAAGGTACGAGAGTCTCTCTATCTGGGGATTTGTTTACACCGATATTTCAAGAGACGGAACTCTTGAGGGACCAAACTTTGAAGAAGTTTCTAACTTTGCAAAGAGTGTTAGGAAGCCTGTTATAGCTTCCGGCGGTATTGCTACGGAAGATGATGTTATTCGTCTTTCCAGAATTCCGAATGTGGTTGGTGCTATTACGGGAAAGGCACTTTACGAGGGTGCGATAGATTTTGAATCGGTTATAAAAAAGCTGAAAGGTGATTTATGA
- the rimO gene encoding 30S ribosomal protein S12 methylthiotransferase RimO, protein MKKVAVISLGCPKNLVDTEHIVGLLKATGDVLFVDNLEDADIIIVNTCGFITPAKEESIDEILTAIEEKKRDPEKKVVVAGCLYQRYRDELKKELPEVDVFIGVDELERSVDKILDRQFQPEKPFLYRHILTPSHIAYLKIAEGCSNNCTYCAIPLIRGPYRSRPEEEIIEEARFLAEKGVKELYIIAQDTTAYGMDKKEKNGLLKLLKKLETVEGIEWIRLMYTYPSHITDELIDYIADSKKVLHYLDVPFQHVTDKVLLSMGRKYFRKYIDELIDKIRTRIPDVALRSTFIVGFPSETEEDFEKLVEFLKEKKLDWVGFFKYSSEEGTAAYNMGDLPEDVKDSRLNLLEEVQYSIFEENNRKFIGKEMRLIVDGPADDMEGYVEARGYRNAYEVDGIVYLKGNYPPGTFVDAKITALASNVDLIAEPIE, encoded by the coding sequence ATGAAAAAGGTTGCCGTTATAAGTCTTGGATGTCCCAAAAATCTGGTTGATACCGAGCATATAGTAGGTCTTTTAAAGGCTACAGGAGATGTGCTTTTTGTTGATAACCTTGAGGATGCGGACATCATTATCGTTAATACCTGCGGATTTATAACACCTGCCAAGGAAGAATCCATAGACGAGATACTAACGGCCATAGAAGAGAAGAAAAGAGATCCTGAGAAAAAGGTTGTTGTTGCGGGATGTCTCTATCAGAGATACAGAGATGAACTTAAAAAAGAGCTTCCAGAAGTAGATGTTTTTATAGGTGTTGACGAACTTGAGAGGAGTGTTGATAAGATACTTGATAGACAGTTTCAACCTGAAAAACCATTTCTTTACAGGCATATTCTTACGCCTTCCCATATAGCCTATCTTAAGATTGCTGAAGGATGTTCAAACAACTGTACCTACTGCGCTATTCCCCTTATAAGGGGGCCTTACAGGAGTCGTCCAGAGGAAGAGATTATTGAAGAGGCAAGGTTTCTTGCCGAGAAAGGCGTTAAAGAACTTTACATTATAGCTCAGGATACAACTGCCTACGGTATGGATAAGAAGGAGAAAAACGGTTTGCTGAAGCTTTTGAAAAAGCTTGAAACGGTTGAAGGAATTGAGTGGATAAGACTTATGTACACCTATCCATCTCACATTACCGATGAGTTGATAGATTATATTGCTGATAGCAAAAAAGTTCTTCACTATCTTGATGTTCCGTTTCAGCATGTTACGGATAAGGTTTTGCTTTCAATGGGAAGAAAATATTTTCGCAAATATATAGATGAACTTATAGATAAGATAAGAACAAGGATTCCCGATGTTGCATTGAGGAGCACGTTTATTGTAGGCTTTCCTTCTGAGACGGAAGAGGATTTTGAAAAGCTTGTTGAATTTTTGAAAGAGAAAAAACTTGATTGGGTTGGTTTTTTCAAATATTCAAGTGAAGAGGGAACAGCTGCCTATAATATGGGAGATCTCCCAGAAGATGTTAAAGATTCAAGGCTCAACCTTTTAGAAGAAGTTCAGTATTCTATTTTTGAAGAGAATAACAGAAAATTTATCGGGAAAGAGATGAGACTTATCGTTGACGGTCCGGCTGACGATATGGAAGGTTATGTTGAGGCAAGAGGCTATAGAAATGCGTACGAAGTGGACGGAATAGTTTACTTAAAGGGTAATTATCCCCCTGGAACGTTTGTAGATGCAAAAATAACCGCACTTGCCAGTAATGTTGACCTTATCGCCGAACCGATTGAGTAA